One genomic window of Pungitius pungitius chromosome 11, fPunPun2.1, whole genome shotgun sequence includes the following:
- the kcnv1 gene encoding potassium voltage-gated channel subfamily V member 1: MRRPYGLPAGAGPYEDRASTVSLDSDSVCFSETTSSDPLDFFVVNVGGSRFVLPRQQLAPHPETRLGRLARCARGSALELCDDADLPGNEFFFDRNSQTFQYVMNFYQTGDLHVREELCEISFLQELEYWGIDELCIAPCCRERFTRRKQQKENLDVRPELEPEVGDDDFAGASCPALRRRLWDLLEKPESSRPARTFGFLSVFFVVVSVVNMVLISLDLGEGSSVAAPLLFDALEHVCVAWFTGELALRFLCVRNKCHFGRSVPNVIDLLAILPFYVTLAVEALRGGSTDLENVGRVVQVLRLLRSLRLLKLGRHSTGLKSLGWTIAQCYEEVGLLLLFLGVGISIFATVAFTLEHDHPATTFNSVPAAWWWATTSMTTVGYGDIRPDTPAGKVLAFLCILSGILILSLPIAIINERFSACYVTLKAKEAAAARQDTEEVGPRLAGGGGVNVGDADARGVLEMLELRRRQSARSSEGEELWW; the protein is encoded by the exons ATGAGGCGTCCCTACGGCCTGCCGGCGGGGGCGGGGCCCTACGAGGACAGAGCCTCCACAGTGTCTCTGGACTCTGACAGTGTCTGCTTCAGCGAGACGACGTCCAGCGACCCGCTCGACTTCTTCGTGGTCAACGTTGGGGGAAGTCGCTTCGTGCTGCCGCGGCAGCAGCTGGCGCCGCACCCGGAGACCCGGCTGGGGAGGCTGGCCCGATGCGCCCGAGGCTCGGCGCTGGAGCTCTGCGACGACGCCGACCTCCCGGGGAACGAGTTCTTCTTCGACCGAAACTCACAGACCTTCCA GTATGTGATGAACTTTTACCAGACGGGTGACCTGCACGTCAGGGAGGAGCTGTGCGAGATCTCCTTCCTGCAGGAGCTCGAGTACTGGGGCATCGACGAGCTTTGCATCGCCCCCTGCTGCCGCGAGCGCTTCACCCGCCGcaagcagcagaaggagaaccTCGACGTGCGGCCCGAGTTGGAGCCCGAGGTCGGCGATGACGACTTCGCGGGCGCCTCGTGCCCGGCTCTCCGTCGGCGCCTGTGGGACCTTCTGGAGAAACCCGAGTCGTCCCGCCCTGCTCGCACCTTCGGCTTCCTCTCGGTCTTCTTTGTGGTGGTGTCCGTCGTCAACATGGTGCTCATCTCGTTGGACCTGGGGGAGGGCTCAAGCGTCGCCGCGCCGCTGCTGTTCGACGCGCTGGAGCACGTGTGCGTGGCGTGGTTCACCGGCGAGCTGGCGCTTCGGTTCCTCTGCGTGAGGAACAAGTGCCACTTCGGTCGCAGTGTTCCCAACGTGATCGACCTGCTGGCCATCCTTCCGTTCTACGTGACGCTGGCGGTGGAGGCGCTGCGCGGAGGATCCACGGACCTGGAGAACGTGGGCCGCGTGGTGCAggtcctccggctcctccggTCGCTCCGTCTGCTGAAGCTGGGGAGACACTCGACAG GCCTCAAGTCCCTGGGTTGGACCATCGCTCAGTGCTACGAGGAGgtcggcctcctgctcctcttcctcggagTCGGCATCTCCATATTCGCCACGGTGGCCTTCACTCTGGAGCACGACCACCCCGCCACCACCTTCAACAGCGTGCCGGCGGCTTGGTGGTGGGCGACCACGTCCATGACCACGGTGGGCTATGGGGACATCCGGCCCGACACGCCGGCGGGGAAAGTGCTCGCCTTCCTCTGCATCCTGTCCGGGATCCTGATCCTGTCGCTCCCCATCGCCATCATCAACGAGCGCTTCTCCGCCTGCTACGTCACGCTGAAGGCGAAGGAGGCGGCGGCAGCGCGGCAAGATACTGAGGAGGTCGGCCCGCGGCTCGCCGGGGGAGGCGGCGTGAACGTGGGAGACGCCGACGCCCGCGGCGTCCTGGAGATGTTGGAGCTTCGCAGGCGGCAGAGCGCACGGAGCAGCGAGGGGGAGGAACTGTGGTGGTAG
- the gbp gene encoding glycogen synthase kinase binding protein, whose amino-acid sequence MPCRKENYIFLEQSVTVDSKEVDALVTKIGEALQLHNNNNSGGGIQQTVSVSVSCLHGLTAGGNPAAVNSGGGAGGGGVGAPAQRRSGCCMRLRNHRGSSSSRASPYSVPGSNGDREWDQIKPWHKKRIDVEQDDPHRLLQELILSGNLIKEAVRRLQFSAAECGDFPKAVDNVPS is encoded by the coding sequence ATGCCGTGTCGGAAGGAGAACTACATCTTTCTGGAGCAGTCCGTCACCGTCGACTCCAAAGAAGTGGACGCGCTGGTGACGAAGATCGGCGAGGCGCTGCAgctccacaacaacaacaacagtggcGGCGGCATCCAGCAGACGGTGTCCGTGTCCGTGTCCTGCCTGCACGGGCTCACCGCCGGCGGCAACCCGGCGGCTGTAAACAgcggtggaggagcaggaggaggaggtgtgggagCTCCGGCGCAGAGGCGCTCTGGCTGCTGCATGAGGCTCCGGAACCACcgggggagcagcagcagcagggcgagCCCGTACAGCGTGCCCGGTTCCAACGGCGACCGGGAGTGGGACCAGATCAAACCGTGGCACAAGAAGCGGATCGACGTGGAGCAGGACGACCCGCACcggctgctgcaggagctgaTTCTGTCGGGGAACCTGATCAAAGAGGCCGTGAGGAGGCTGCAGTTCTCCGCCGCGGAGTGTGGAGATTTCCCCAAGGCGGTGGACAATGTGCCGAGCTGA